One genomic window of Arachis stenosperma cultivar V10309 chromosome 10, arast.V10309.gnm1.PFL2, whole genome shotgun sequence includes the following:
- the LOC130956580 gene encoding protein trichome birefringence-like 19, with product MKFQDTELLSWKQLITPKLTFLISLLILSILILITLSPISYYPLFGYSSLLNIESKSHAHEYDESQASSSSSEYNNKCDIFRGEWVPNPEAPYYTNETCWAIHEHQNCIKYGRPDSQFMKWRWKPYQCELPLFNPWHFLDIVKGKSMAFVGDSVGRNQMQSMICLLSRVEWPIDVSEKSDFNFMRWKYPSYNFTLATFWSPHLIKAQERDSNGPTNTGLFNLYLDEFDDNWSTQIQDFDFVILNGGQWFFRPMVFYEKQQVVGCHYCLLENVTDLNMTYGYRMAFRAAFRSINRLENFKGVTFLRTFAPSHFENGLWNQGGNCLRTRPFRSNETQLEGSFLELYRIQLEEFKIAEEEGRDKGLRFRLFDITQSMLLRPDGHPSRYGHWPNENVTLYNDCVHWCLPGPIDTWSDFLLHLLKMEGVRSNHGQSPYLQRD from the exons ATGAAGTTCCAAGACACCGAGCTTCTCTCTTGGAAACAATTAATAACCCCCAAACTAACTTTCCTAATATCATTGCTAATCCTTAGCATACTCATATTAATCACTCTCTCCCCAATTTCTTATTATCCTCTCTTTGGTTACTCATCACTATTGAACATAGAATCCAAATCACATGCACATGAATATGATGAATCACAagcatcatcatcttcatcagaATATAACAATAAATGTGACATATTCAGAGGGGAATGGGTGCCGAATCCAGAGGCACCATATTACACAAATGAAACATGTTGGGCCATTCATGAACACCAGAATTGCATCAAGTATGGAAGGCCTGATTCTCAGTTCATGAAATGGAGGTGGAAGCCTTATCAATGTGAACTTCCTTTATTCAATCCTTGGCACTTTCTTGACATTGTTAAGGGAAAATCCATGGCTTTTGTTGGTGACTCTGTTGGAAGAAATCAGATGCAATCTATGATCTGCCTCCTATCAAGG GTGGAATGGCCCATAGATGTGTCAGAAAaatcagatttcaatttcatgAGGTGGAAATATCCAAGCTACAATTTCACATTGGCAACTTTTTGGTCACCCCATCTCATCAAAGCCCAAGAAAGAGATTCAAATGGCCCAACAAACACTGGGCTCTTCAACCTTTACCTTGATGAGTTTGATGACAATTGGTCAACCCAAATTCAAGACTTTGACTTTGTCATCCTAAATGGTGGTCAATGGTTCTTTAGGCCAATGGTTTTCTATGAGAAGCAACAAGTTGTTGGGTGCCATTATTGCCTCTTAGAAAATGTCACTGACTTGAACATGACCTATGGCTATAGGATGGCATTTAGGGCAGCATTTAGATCCATCAATAGATTAGAGAATTTTAAGGGTGTAACATTTCTTAGAACATTTGCACCCTCACATTTTGAGAATGGGTTGTGGAATCAAGGTGGTAATTGTTTGAGAACAAGGCCATTTAGGAGCAATGAGACACAATTAGAAGGTTCCTTTTTGGAGTTGTATAGGATCCAATTAGAAGAGTTCAAAATTGCTGAGGAGGAAGGAAGGGAcaagggtttaaggtttaggttGTTTGATATTACACAATCAATGTTGTTGAGACCTGATGGCCATCCAAGTAGATATGGCCATTGGCCCAATGAAAATGTGACATTGTACAATGATTGTGTTCATTGGTGCTTGCCGGGTCCCATCGACACGTGGAGCGATTTCCTATTACACTTACTTAAGATGGAGGGTGTGAGATCTAACCATGGACAGAGTCCTTATTTGCAGAGAGATTGA
- the LOC130954988 gene encoding protein trichome birefringence-like 19 → MKSRINEILNGTTRKTSKSVLLIPFTLLLIILPLSLMTNSHESPPVISAVRSRSSLNSTTESESEDGCDIFSGTWVPYPEGPYYNHETCPWILDQQNCIKFGRPDTDFMHWRWKPDQCELPLFDADQFLKLVKGKKMVFVGDSVGKNQMWSLLCLLNHVSEAEDLSERYSSNPMYFKRYYFEDYNFTLANLWSPYFVKARDDDPDQHTYNNIMRLYLDEADEAWTNQVADFDIVIFSAGHWFFRPLLFFENNKLVGCNQCDKENVTDLTYYYGYRKAFRTAFKAITNLKRYNGMTFLRTFSPSHFENGDWNKGGNCKRTKPFTKEEIKLDGFMLETYLTQVDEFKAAQKEARKKGLKFMMLDTTEIMLLRPDGHPNNYGHSKDKNTTLNDCVHWCLPGPVDTWNELLQYMMNLENQDSSDSIIQRIF, encoded by the exons ATGAAGTCTAGGATCAATGAAATCCTCAATGGGACAACAAGAAAAACTTCCAAAAGTGTTCTCCTCATACCATTCACTCTGTTACTCATcattctccctctctctctcatgACAAACTCCCATGAATCACCACCTGTGATATCTGCTGTCAGAAGCAGAAGCAGTTTGAATAGCAcaacagaatcagaatcagaagATGGGTGTGACATATTTTCTGGAACATGGGTTCCTTACCCTGAAGGTCCATATTACAACCATGAAACTTGTCCATGGATACTGGATCAGCAGAACTGCATCAAGTTTGGGAGGCCTGACACAGATTTCATGCATTGGAGGTGGAAACCAGATCAATGTGAGCTTCCTCTCTTTGATGCAGATCAGTTCTTGAAACTTGTCAAGGGAAAGAAGATGGTCTTTGTTGGTGATTCTGTGGGGAAAAACCAAATGTGGTCTCTTTTGTGCCTCCTAAATCAT GTATCTGAAGCTGAGGACCTTTCTGAGAGATATTCATCAAATCCAATGTATTTCAAGAGGTACTATTTCGAAGATTACAATTTCACATTGGCAAATCTATGGTCTCCATACTTTGTGAAAGCCAGGGATGATGATCCTGATCAACACACTTACAACAACATAATGAGACTCTACCTGGATGAGGCAGATGAAGCTTGGACTAATCAGGTTGCAGATTTTGACATTGTCATTTTCTCAGCAGGGCATTGGTTCTTTAGGCCTCTTCTGTTCTTCGAAAACAATAAACTAGTTGGATGCAACCAATGCGATAAGGAGAATGTAACAGATCTTACATACTACTACGGTTACAGGAAGGCATTTCGAACTGCGTTCAAAGCAATCACAAACCTTAAAAG GTACAATGGAATGACATTTTTGAGGACATTCTCTCCATCACACTTTGAGAATGGGGATTGGAACAAAGGAGGAAACTGTAAAAGGACAAAGCCATTCACCAAGGAAGAGATCAAGTTAGATGGTTTCATGCTTGAGACATATCTGActcaagtggatgaattcaaAGCAGCACAAAAGGAAGCAAGAAAGAAAGGCTTGAAGTTTATGATGCTTGATACAACTGAGATCATGCTGCTAAGGCCTGATGGCCATCCAAACAACTATGGACATTCAAAGGATAAGAACACGACGCTAAACGACTGCGTTCATTGGTGCTTGCCTGGTCCTGTTGACACATGGAATGAGTTATTACAGTATATGATGAACCTGGAAAATCAAGATTCCTCTGACTCAATTATACAGAGAATTTTTTGA